The genomic stretch CTGTATTTATTTTTGTGCCAAGATTGGTGGGGGCTCCGTAGTTTCCATCTCCCAAAATATCCACATACCAGATATCCGATTCCCCGATTGTTCCTTCCATGTTCGAAGAAAAATAGAGTCGTTTTTCATCGTGGCTCAATGCGGGGTGGGCTATGGATGATGAGTTATCGTTGAAAGGAAGCTCCTCGACATTGCCCCAACTACCATCATCCAACTTAATAGCTTTATAAACTTTTAGGTTGGTCAATTTGTCCTTATTTTTTCTTTTCCGACCATTCTTATAGTTATTTCGGGTAAAATAAACGGTCTTGCCATCTTTTGTAAACGTAGCGCTCGCTTCATGATAGGGCGTGTTTATTTCCCCTTCCAAGGGTTTGGGCTTAGTCAACCGCCATTCTTTGTCCAATTGTGCCTCATATAGATCGAGGTAGGGGAGTCCGGACCAGTCATGTGTCTGGTCGCCTATGGTGTTCCCCGAAGCGGATGCATATACCAATTTGTCCTCCCCATAAAAGGATGGTCCAAAATCTGAATTCGTCAATAGTTCGGTCACATTGTATACTTCAAACTCTTTGGATTTGAAGTCCACCAGACTGTCCAATGTAGGGTAATCGTTCATAAAGTTTTTTGCCAGTTCCGTATCGGCGGAAAGACTTGCAAATTGTCCCATCATTTTTTTGGATTCTTGATACTTCCCGGTACTCTTTAAACTTTGGGCCGTTCTGTAGTAATAAACCGGAGGCACACCATTGGGATATTTCTCCATTAGCTTCTGGTACCATACCAAAGCATCGGAATATTCACTGTTAAAATAGTAGGTGTCGCCCAATTTTTGAAATACTTGTGGGGATTCAAAGCCTTCCTTTACCACGTTGAGATATATTTCACGGGCATCAATGTAAGAGTAGGCCTCGAAAACTTCGTTCGCTTTATTAATATTACTTTTTTGGGCATTTAGCGAGGAGATCAACAAAAAACCCATTAAAATCTTTGCAATAGTTTTTAGGTACATGAAAGTTTGATTTAGAAGAATCTTGGGGTTAGGACTTTGTCCAGTCTATTAAAAATGTCAAAACGGATGATAGCTTCGTATGATCCATTGCTATAATCCTTTATAGTGGTTGTATCATGATCGTAGGCCAACCCAATGAACAAGGATTGCGATATTTGAAAACCTGCCAGGGCACTAATGGATGAATTCCACCGATAAGAAGCGCCAAGCGTAATTTTTTCATTGATCAAAAAATTGGCGGAACCGTCCCATTGTAAGGGGGCACCGCTAACAAATTTGGTCAGTGCCGCTGGTTTGAATTTAAGGTTTGGTCCTAACTCAAATACATAGCCTGTAATGAAAAAGTAATGCAAACGTTC from Flagellimonas oceani encodes the following:
- a CDS encoding OmpA family protein; this translates as MYLKTIAKILMGFLLISSLNAQKSNINKANEVFEAYSYIDAREIYLNVVKEGFESPQVFQKLGDTYYFNSEYSDALVWYQKLMEKYPNGVPPVYYYRTAQSLKSTGKYQESKKMMGQFASLSADTELAKNFMNDYPTLDSLVDFKSKEFEVYNVTELLTNSDFGPSFYGEDKLVYASASGNTIGDQTHDWSGLPYLDLYEAQLDKEWRLTKPKPLEGEINTPYHEASATFTKDGKTVYFTRNNYKNGRKRKNKDKLTNLKVYKAIKLDDGSWGNVEELPFNDNSSSIAHPALSHDEKRLYFSSNMEGTIGESDIWYVDILGDGNYGAPTNLGTKINTEAREAFPFLSESNNLYFSSDGHLGLGGLDIFVISLNEDGAYKEVTNLKQPINSNKDDFGFIIKEEKKMGFMSSNRDGNEGSISDDIYRIWEICGEIVIQGVISNAKTGEAIKNATVQLLNKNERVVSETKTDEQGNYRFGDFLNCTEKYTINATYRDYGSNQKSLTTPRGSDVVQTDLELTPPECPVDDLGCRLTLQPIYFDYGKHNIRPDAEVELAKILQALKEYPELKIHIESHTDSRSSSSFNLGLSERRARATMQWFIEKGIARNRLTAKGYGESMLLNHCANGVQCSDDEHELNRRSMFIIKN